One window from the genome of Anopheles coluzzii chromosome X, AcolN3, whole genome shotgun sequence encodes:
- the LOC120959413 gene encoding uncharacterized protein LOC120959413 isoform X1: MKLLSTVFCSVWIECSTNSLKLCSSRSNIVLSTLSGARVVAEEEHITSGSCAVNSSFSSSKPSQTSAPVAARQVSFSAALLFTAVLGNDKCVSESLMCNADGRVSDDFVTISDSIPIGRKGAGIPAMCFISHGSRSFINGRPMSKPGSGVNEECASGASDGLMAPDTRLARLFLVRLTVLDVAFFLSCCLTGMFDADADGENTTDDDILKASCTIGCKIVHGVDITNGSTAPDDDAVKGKGNDDAEASAAAGGVERVTLFGTVCAIDRAASPDDNGASGGGSDCWIDPGCFAGSPAAPDDDAVKAKDSDDAEASTTTYDMERVRMFGRVCLITRRCAAAPEDNGASGGGSADCFAAPDDEQAGGERFTGSTLDASDDASISTLVVEETL; the protein is encoded by the coding sequence atgaaattgctCTCCACGGTTTTCTGTAGCGTTTGGATTGAATGTTCAACAAATTCTCTTAAGCTTTGTAGCTCACGAAGCAACATTGTATTGTCCACATTGTCAGGTGCGCGCGTTGTCGCTGAAGAGGAGCACATCACATCAGGGAGCTGTGCCGTAAACAGTTCATTTTCATCCAGTAAACCATCACAAACGTCCGCACCTGTTGCTGCTAGGCAAGTGAGTTTTTCAGCTGCTCTGCTATTTACAGCTGTGTTAGGTAATGATAAATGCGTTAGCGAGTCGCTTATGTGCAATGCAGATGGAAGGGTATCTGACGATTTTGTAACCATCTCCGATTCGATTCCGATCGGGAGGAAAGGCGCAGGAATTCCCGCCATGTGCTTCATCTCACATGGTTCCAGATCGTTCATTAATGGTCGACCGATGTCTAAACCCGGTAGCGGAGTTAACGAAGAATGCGCTTCGGGTGCAAGTGATGGCTTGATGGCACCTGACACCCGCTTAGCACGGCTCTTTCTAGTTCGTTTAACAGTATTGGATGTGGCTTTCTTTTTATCTTGCTGTCTCACTGGTATGTTTGACGCTGATGCTGATGGAGAAAACACGACGGATGATGATATCTTGAAAGCATCCTGCACAATTGGTTGCAAAATAGTACATGGTGTAGACATCACCAACGGTTCTACCGCTCCGGATGATGACGCTGTCAAAGGTAAGGGCAACGATGATGCTGAGGCTTCCGCAGCAGCCGGAGGTGTGGAGCGCGTTACATTATTTGGCACAGTTTGTGCAATCGACCGCGCTGCCTCCCCAGACGACAACGGAGCTAGCGGAGGAGGAAGCGATTGCTGGATTGATCCAGGTTGTTTTGCGGGCAGTCCTGCTGCTCCGGATGACGACGCTGTTAAAGCTAAGGATAGCGATGATGCCGAAGCTTCGACAACAACATACGATATGGAACGCGTTAGAATGTTTGGCAGAGTTTGTTTAATCACCCggcgctgtgctgctgctccggaaGATAACGGAGCCAGCGGAGGAGGGAGCGCTGATTGTTTTGCCGCTCCGGACGATGAACAAGCTGGCGGAGAACGCTTTACTGGTTCCACACTGGATGCCAGTGATGATGCTAGCATTAGTACGTTAGTTGTTGAAGAAACCTTATAG
- the LOC120959413 gene encoding uncharacterized protein LOC120959413 isoform X2, with protein MWNFLTSPIAPSTSPKRARVVAEEEHITSGSCAVNSSFSSSKPSQTSAPVAARQVSFSAALLFTAVLGNDKCVSESLMCNADGRVSDDFVTISDSIPIGRKGAGIPAMCFISHGSRSFINGRPMSKPGSGVNEECASGASDGLMAPDTRLARLFLVRLTVLDVAFFLSCCLTGMFDADADGENTTDDDILKASCTIGCKIVHGVDITNGSTAPDDDAVKGKGNDDAEASAAAGGVERVTLFGTVCAIDRAASPDDNGASGGGSDCWIDPGCFAGSPAAPDDDAVKAKDSDDAEASTTTYDMERVRMFGRVCLITRRCAAAPEDNGASGGGSADCFAAPDDEQAGGERFTGSTLDASDDASISTLVVEETL; from the exons GAATTTTCTTACATCGCCAATCGCTCCAAGTACATCACCAAAAC GTGCGCGCGTTGTCGCTGAAGAGGAGCACATCACATCAGGGAGCTGTGCCGTAAACAGTTCATTTTCATCCAGTAAACCATCACAAACGTCCGCACCTGTTGCTGCTAGGCAAGTGAGTTTTTCAGCTGCTCTGCTATTTACAGCTGTGTTAGGTAATGATAAATGCGTTAGCGAGTCGCTTATGTGCAATGCAGATGGAAGGGTATCTGACGATTTTGTAACCATCTCCGATTCGATTCCGATCGGGAGGAAAGGCGCAGGAATTCCCGCCATGTGCTTCATCTCACATGGTTCCAGATCGTTCATTAATGGTCGACCGATGTCTAAACCCGGTAGCGGAGTTAACGAAGAATGCGCTTCGGGTGCAAGTGATGGCTTGATGGCACCTGACACCCGCTTAGCACGGCTCTTTCTAGTTCGTTTAACAGTATTGGATGTGGCTTTCTTTTTATCTTGCTGTCTCACTGGTATGTTTGACGCTGATGCTGATGGAGAAAACACGACGGATGATGATATCTTGAAAGCATCCTGCACAATTGGTTGCAAAATAGTACATGGTGTAGACATCACCAACGGTTCTACCGCTCCGGATGATGACGCTGTCAAAGGTAAGGGCAACGATGATGCTGAGGCTTCCGCAGCAGCCGGAGGTGTGGAGCGCGTTACATTATTTGGCACAGTTTGTGCAATCGACCGCGCTGCCTCCCCAGACGACAACGGAGCTAGCGGAGGAGGAAGCGATTGCTGGATTGATCCAGGTTGTTTTGCGGGCAGTCCTGCTGCTCCGGATGACGACGCTGTTAAAGCTAAGGATAGCGATGATGCCGAAGCTTCGACAACAACATACGATATGGAACGCGTTAGAATGTTTGGCAGAGTTTGTTTAATCACCCggcgctgtgctgctgctccggaaGATAACGGAGCCAGCGGAGGAGGGAGCGCTGATTGTTTTGCCGCTCCGGACGATGAACAAGCTGGCGGAGAACGCTTTACTGGTTCCACACTGGATGCCAGTGATGATGCTAGCATTAGTACGTTAGTTGTTGAAGAAACCTTATAG